A stretch of the Ananas comosus cultivar F153 linkage group 14, ASM154086v1, whole genome shotgun sequence genome encodes the following:
- the LOC109720326 gene encoding nuclear pore complex protein NUP133, with protein MFSPATRKPHLASPQRGKENKEKGHDESPSTPLPLPLPLPLPSIPNRPLTGTPAPWSSRLSVLARIPTGKKADKSDDSNQIQPVFVGDFPHIVRNAQSNLLQKNFTDSTAIAGGMDKGTSLAWMVCGSELFIWSYLSASVSKDCIVLEVPLAVIGNNDLHSEPLFSNHLMVCMVRWDIPSSTSCNIMLEQSSSTGVILFNQTTQVVAYWHDIYSERGRIPIISFPALNNNDGGSSDDRTNAVNRNHKDGCIGHEHSSEKKFNSIIADAVPDSPYECIAIACQSYGALWLFRFKPTEIHRRQLSEVLFGSTSTRHSQSDKGYARSLIWQSKHSFAEKSDRNFLLLTNREIQCWNIMLAPNLEVTKLWAHEIVGNDGDLGIKKDLAGQKHIWLLDMQTDDHGRDLSILVATFCKDRVSSSSYTQYSLLTMQYNPGQHFSSKHNGSKSERFLEKKAPLQVIIPKARVEDEDFLFAMRLRIGGKPSGSAIVLSGDGTATVTNYWRGSTRLYQFDLPWDAGKVLDASVFPSAEDNEEGAWIVLTERAGFWAIHEKAVLLGGVEPPERSLSRKGSSNEGVAEEEKRSQAFGGNVVPRRASSEAWSGGGRQRAAFSGIAQRTALDEEVEALLGRLFHDFVLSSAVDGVFEKLQMKGAFEKEGETNVFVRMSKSIVDTLAKHWTTTRGSDFVASAVVSSLLLDKQQKHQKYLQFLALSKCHAELYSKQRIALLTILENGEKLSGMIQLRELQNVLSQQRLGTANSSSSQSYIHTAGSLWSLIQLVGEKARRNTVLLMDRDNAEVFYSKVSDIEEFFYCLSHYLQYIINGESSFFIRMEQAFELANACTLLIQSAMRYRDEHKNWYPSPEGLTPWNSQPVVRSGLWSIAAFIMQLLKESGEVDISGKSKLWSQFQGLTATLLDAYTGSISAKIERGEERKGLLEEYCRRREELLGSMYEFAKRIVEAKYQESCKGVDDNETKESIYREVTSPILLIAKQHEGYQTLWHICYDLGDTELLRNLMHVGPHGGFSYYVFQQLIKNQQYAKLLRLGEEFLDELANFLKDHKDLRWLHEIFLSQFSSASETLHALSLFGGDDSALVSKENFDLTEVKRLPSLAERRRLLNVSKISAMAGKDVGFEMKIARIEADLQILKLQEEIVAYFVNIGEEDISKPLTPTELIDMCLRGGRDISLKVFDVFAWTSASFRRSNVSTLEECWMNAANQDDWLSICQASTVEGWSEEVLLEALRETVLFNASSRCYGSGADMMYDGSFEEILPLRKEHVQLSSLTLHSTSSSSVEEILMKHKDFPDAGKLMLTAVFMGKEGSNVVAVAEEADIIHDDT; from the exons ATGTTCTCACCGGCGACGAGGAAGCCGCATCTCGCCTCTCCCCAGAGGGGGAAGGAGAACAAGGAGAAGGGGCACGACGAATCCCCTTCcactcccctccccctccccctccccctcccccttccTTCCATCCCCAACCGCCCCCTCACCGGCACGCCAGCCCCCTGGTCTTCCCGCCTCTCCGTTCTCGCCAG AATTCCAACAGGGAAGAAAGCAGATAAAAGTGATGATTCTAATCAGATCCAGCCTGTTTTTGTTGGAGATTTTCCACATATCGTTCGCAATGCTCAATCGAATCTTCTGCAGAAGAATTTTACTG ATAGTACAGCAATTGCTGGTGGTATGGATAAAGGTACATCCCTTGCATGGATGGTATGTGGAAGCGAGCTGTTTATTTGGAGCTATTTATCTGCTTCAGTCTCAAAAGATTGTATTGTACTTGAGGTCCCACTTGCTGTGATCGGAAATAATGACTTACACAGTGAGCCCCTTTTCAGTAATCATTTGATGGTTTGTATGGTTAGATGGGACATTCCATCATCAACATCCTGTAATATCATGTTAGAGCAAAGCAGTTCTACTGGTGTCATTTTATTCAATCAGACGACTCAAGTTGTTGCATATTGGCATGACATTTATTCTGAAAGGGGAAGAATTCCAATTATTAGCTTTCCAGCTCTGAACAATAATGATGGTGGCTCGTCAGATGATCGCACAAATGCTGTCAACAGGAACCATAAGGACGGTTGTATTGGACATGAACACTCGtctgaaaaaaaattcaactccaTTATTGCTGATGCTGTTCCTGATAGTCCTTATGAATGTATTGCAATAGCTTGCCAGTCATATGGTGCATTATGGTTGTTTCGATTTAAACCAACTGAAATACATCGGAGACAACTATCCGAAGTTCTATTTGGTAGTACTTCTACTAGGCATTCTCAAAGCGATAAAGGTTATGCAAGGTCGCTTATCTGGCAATCAAAGCATTCTTTCGCAGAAAAATCTGATCGGAATTTCCTTCTGCTAACAAATCGTGAGATTCAGTGTTGGAATATTATGCTTGCACCAAACTTAGAAGTTACAAAACTTTGGGCTCATGAAATTGTTGGCAATGATGGTGATCTGGGTATTAAAAAGGATTTAGCTGGTCAGAAGCACATCTGGCTTTTGGACATGCAAACAGATGACCATGGAAGAGACTTGAGTATTCTTGTTGCTACCTTCTGTAAAGATCGTGTGAGCAGTTCAAGCTACACTCAGTATTCTCTTCTGACAATGCAATATAATCCTGGTCAACATTTTTCGTCTAAACATAATGGGTCAAAGAGTGAAAGATTTTTGGAGAAAAAGGCTCCTCTTCAGGTCATAATTCCTAAAGCTAGGGTGGAAGATGAAGACTTCCTTTTTGCCATGAGGTTACGTATAGGAGGTAAGCCATCTGGTTCTGCAATTGTGCTATCTGGTGATGGAACTGCAACAGTGACTAATTACTGGAGGGGCTCCACGAGACTCTATCAATTTGATTTGCCTTGGGATGCCGGAAAAGTTTTAGATGCTTCTGTTTTTCCATCTGCTGAGGATAATGAGGAAGGAGCCTGGATTGTCTTGACTGAAAGGGCTGGCTTTTGGGCTATACATGAAAAAGCAGTTTTACTTGGTGGGGTTGAGCCACCAGAGCGAAGTTTATCACGTAAAGGAAGCTCTAATGAAGGAGTtgcagaagaagaaaaaagaagtcaGGCATTTGGCGGCAATGTTGTTCCCAGAAGGGCTAGCTCTGAGGCTTGGAGTGGTGGAGGTCGACAAAGGGCAGCTTTTTCTGGCATTGCACAGCGAACTGCACTCGATGAAGAGGTTGAAGCGTTGCTAGGTCGTCTGTTTCATGATTTTGTTTTGTCTAGCGCAGTTGATGGTGTTTTTGAGAAGCTTCAAATGAAAGGAGCATTTGAGAAGGAAGGTGAGACAAATGTATTTGTTCGCATGAGCAAATCTATTGTTGATACGTTAGCCAAACATTGGACGACAACAAGAGGTTCTGACTTCGTGGCTTCAGCTGTTGTGTCATCCCTTCTCTTGGACAAGCAGCAAAAACATCAAAAGTACCTTCAGTTTCTTGCTTTATCTAAGTGCCATGCGGAACTGTATTCAAAGCAAA GAATTGCTTTGCTTACCATCTTGGAAAATGGAGAGAAGCTTTCTGGCATGATCCAGTTGAGGGAGCTACAAAATGTGCTTAGCCAGCAGCGATTAGGCACAGCCAACTCTTCGTCATCTCAGTCTTATATTCACACCGCTGGTTCTCTATGGAGCCTCATTCAGCTGGTTGGTGAGAAAGCTCGCCGGAATACTGTTCTCTTAATGGATCGAGATAATGCTGAAGTATTCTACAGTAAAGTTTCTGACATAGAGGAATTCTTCTATTGCTTGTCTCACTATCTTCAGTATATAATTAATGGAGAGAGTTCCTTTTTTATTCGGATGGAGCAAGCATTTGAATTAGCAAATGCTTGTACATTGTTAATTCAGAGTGCTATGCGCTATAGAGATGAGCACAAGAACTGGTATCCTTCTCCCGAGGGATTAACACCTTGGAACAGCCAGCCTGTTGTCCGGTCAGGTTTGTGGAGCATAGCGGCTTTCATCATGCAGCTTTTAAAGGAATCAGGAGAAGTGGATATTTCAGGCAAATCTAAACTGTGGTCTCAATTTCAAGGTCTGACAGCTACTCTCTTGGACGCGTATACTGGTTCAATCAGTGCTAAAATTGAACGTGGGGAAGAACGAAAAGGACTACTTGAAGAATACTGTCGACGAAGAGAGGAGCTACTTGGTTCCATGTATGAATTTGCCAAAAGAATTGTGGAAGCTAAATACCAG gAGTCATGTAAAGGTGTTGATGACAATGAAACAAAAGAATCCATATATAGAGAGGTTACTTCACCCATTCTTTTAATTGCTAAGCAGCATGAAGGCTATCAAACTTTGTGGCATATATGTTACGACCTTGGTGATACAGAACTCCTCAGAAACCTTATG CATGTAGGGCCTCATGGAGGATTCAGCTACTATGTCTTTCAGCAGCTAATTAAGAACCAACAGTATGCTAAGCTGTTAAGGCTTGGAGAGGAGTTCCTGGATGAGCTAGCAAATTTTCTCAAGGATCACAAAGATTTGCGGTGGCTTCATGAGATATTCTTAAGTCAATTCTCCTCTGCTTCAGAAACTCTTCATGCCTTATCTTTGTTTGGCGGTGATGATTCTGCGTTGGTCAGCAAGGAAAATTTTGATCTTACAGAGGTGAAGAGATTGCCGTCTCTGGCTGAAAGAAGACGATTACTTAATGTCTCCAAAATTTCAGCTATGGCAG GTAAAGATGTGGGTTTTGAAATGAAGATTGCCCGCATAGAAGCTGATCTGCAGATTCTTAAATTGCAG GAAGAGATTGTCGCATACTTTGTAAACATTGGTGAAGAGGACATTAGTAAGCCACTGACTCCCACAGAACTGATAGATATGTGCTTAAGAGGGGGCCGAGATATTTCTCTGAAAGTATTTGATGTGTTTGCTTGGACGAGCGCATCCTTCCGCCGTTCCAATGTAAGCACTCTGGAGGAGTGCTGGATGAATGCAGCCAACCAAGATGACTGGCTATCTATCTGCCAGGCATCGACTGTAGAAGGTTGGAGTGAGGAAGTCCTTTTAGAAGCTCTTAGAGAAACGGTGCTCTTCAATGCTTCAAGTCGGTGTTATGGGTCCGGAGCAGATATGATGTACGATGGTAGCTTCGAGGAGATACTGCCCCTTAGGAAAGAGCATGTGCAACTTTCGAGCCTAACTCTACACAGCACTAGTTCTTCTTCCGTGGAGGAAATCCTGATGAAGCATAAGGATTTCCCTGATGCAGGTAAGCTGATGCTGACTGCAGTCTTTATGGGCAAGGAAGGGAGCAATGTTGTAGCCGTAGCTGAGGAGGCGGACATAATTCATGATGATACGTGA
- the LOC109720108 gene encoding protein TORNADO 1 has protein sequence MGDLLWALQIIQSGDTELESISFYQTQSTSNSYQETEKSVSINIARNDISTQFFSRFLNELAMQRGNWKSLTNLSFHGVEWQQQLQLQILCTWLSSSNSGVKQLEFQKNTFGVEDYPKLSEMLKRNTTIKAIIFSECNLQSTGARHLASALAENDTVEELQIWEDSVGSEGAEELSRMIEMNYALKLLLILDKDPVTATPLISATIARNRTTELHIWGGESTDSKRFKVVEFMPETSTLRIYKINSSGSRRVACALGWNITVATLDMTGIPLQSKWAKEFAGALEQNKSLKKVKLSRTCLKDKAIVYIGAGLFKNKSLENLWVDGNWFGGVGVEHLLCPISRFSPLQSQANNTLKSLTFGGGKTRIGRCGITAILRLLETNQSMVQLVICEDRSMKPNDIARIFRSLERNATIRFLSLTGCTGVEGDVVLQTIMETLQVNPWIEEIDLSGTPLQIAGKADGIYEKLIQNGAPIPENDLLTDLPQTMPTCCRLFLCGQELAGKTTLCNSIYHNMNATDSQYMDRIRSLIEPVEKIAGAPDIKIRTIHDGDMTISIWNLAGQHENCALQDLMFPGHGSPSFFLIISSLFRKPANRDPKSPTEIEEDLLYWLKFIVSSSRRTLSRMLLPHVSVVLTHSDKVCHLSGDLHSTVAAIQRLREDFRDYIDFYPTVFSVDARSSTSVSKLTHHIRKISRTIVQRAPQVYRFCNDLINHLNDWRSRNYGKPIMRWNEFCDLCQLKVPAVRIRSRHDNMEKLNNQRHALASSLHNMGQIIFFGDLGFLILDCEWFFRNVLSQLTNLDAIRITQNEKNGFISRKELEKVIRLRLQNQVLTTGPKVFDNLEINDLINMMLKLELCHEQDPGDPNTLLLVPGILQETRGRTQKWQLSTPGCVYVGRHLECDDSKHMFLTNSFFAKLQVHLYNKILRSTNQQGATYNLEKYLIYVVINGIHLRVELGGQLGHHIDILACSTKTISEILRVFHQLIIPTILSLCPSITFIESIIRPECVKHLIPPRFRRAQHVPLQHLKQILLSLPADSMYDYQHTWSSVENDCKLILKSASDYGRDLLSDEDIREVLHRRYYDLHHLAIELALPQDKLHERENNVAAVDVNSHELDTIEPSILGIAKGVEIVLQRLKTIEQGIKDLKQEIQGLRYYEYHLLTELHNKVDYLVNYNIELQERKVPNMFYFVQVQDYSKRLITRLFSGMAALRLHMLCEFRREMHVVDDQIGCGLIQVDNQTVKCLLPYMSKFMKLLTFALKIGAHFVAGMGEMIPDLSREVAHLLDPSLVYGATAVTAGALGAVMIGKVGGNRLRRRNFDNSTGDIAQDMKAARQWLADFLKGQRITTGTDIAERFGLWRVRYTDSGQIAWICRRHITMRGNEVIGVPL, from the exons ATGGGAGACCTTCTCTGGGCTTTGCAGATAATCCAGTCCGGGGACACAGAACTGGAGAGTATTTCCTTCTATCAGACCCAGTCCACCTCGAACTCGTATCAAGAAACAGAGAAATCGGTGAGCATCAACATTGCCAGAAACGACATCAGTACTCAATTCTTCAGTCGATTTTTGAATGAGCTTGCCATGCAAAGGGGCAATTGGAAAAGTCTAACAAACTTGTCATTTCATGGAGTGGAatggcagcagcagctgcaatTGCAAATCCTATGCACGTGGCTGAGCAGCAGCAACTCTGGTGTGAAGCAGCTTGAATTTCAAAAGAATACTTTCGGCGTAGAAGATTATCCTAAGCTATCAGAAATGCTCAAAAGAAACACTACAATCAAGGCGATCATTTTCTCCGAGTGTAACCTTCAGTCTACCGGAGCTAGGCACCTTGCTTCTGCATTGGCAGAAAATGACACAGTGGAAGAATTGCAAATATGGGAGGACTCTGTCGGCTCGGAAGGTGCAGAGGAGCTTTCCCGAATGATTGAGATGAATTATGCACTGAAGTTACTGCTGATACTGGACAAGGATCCCGTCACCGCAACTCCTTTGATATCTGCGACTATAGCAAGGAATCGAACCACGGAATTGCACATATGGGGCGGAGAATCTACGGATAGCAAGCGCTTCAAAGTAGTCGAATTCATGCCTGAGACGAGCACACTTAGGATTTACAAAATTAACTCTTCAGGCTCTCGGAGAGTAGCTTGCGCCTTGGGATGGAACATAACAGTGGCCACCCTTGATATGACAGGCATCCCGCTGCAATCAAAGTGGGCTAAAGAGTTTGCAGGGGCTCTAGAGCAAAACAAGAGCCTCAAGAAAGTTAAGCTGTCAAGAACTTGTCTTAAAGACAAAGCTATAGTATACATCGGTGCTGGGCTCTTCAAGAACAAATCTTTAGAGAACTTATGGGTGGATGGGAATTGGTTCGGTGGAGTCGGGGTAGAGCATTTACTATGTCCTATCAGCAGGTTCTCACCGCTGCAAAGCCAAGCCAATAACACCCTAAAATCATTAACTTTCGGGGGAGGGAAGACGAGAATAGGTAGATGTGGCATAACAGCAATCCTGCGCTTGTTGGAGACGAATCAAAGCATGGTCCAATTAGTCATTTGTGAGGacagaagcatgaaaccaaatGATATTGCTAGAATCTTCAGAAGCTTGGAAAGGAATGCAACCATAAGGTTCCTTTCATTGACAGGTTGCACAGGAGTAGAAGGGGATGTAGTCTTACAAACAATCATGGAAACATTGCAGGTCAATCCTTGGATCGAAGAAATTGATCTCAGTGGAACACCTTTGCAGATTGCAGGAAAGGCAGATGGAATATATGAGAAGCTGATACAAAATGGAGCGCCGATTCCTGAAAATGACTTGCTAACTGATCTGCCTCAAACCATGCCTACATGCTGCCGATTATTCCTCTGCGGTCAAGAACTTGCAG GAAAAACCACTCTTTGCAACTCCATATATCACAACATGAATGCAACAGACTCACAATACATGGATCGGATAAGGAGTCTAATAGAGCCAGTTGAGAAAATTGCAGGCGCGCCTGATATCAAGATAAGGACTATTCATGATGGTGACATGACAATTTCAATTTGGAACCTTGCTGGTCAGCACGAAAATTGTGCACTGCAGGATCTCATGTTTCCAGGTCATGGAAGTCCTTCCTTTTTCCTTATAATATCCAGCTTGTTCCGAAAGCCAGCAAATAGGGATCCAAAAAGCCCAACAGAGATCGAAGAAGACCTGCTATACTGGCTCAAGTTCATAGTCTCAAGTTCAAGGAGAACGTTGTCACGAATGCTCCTACCACATGTCTCCGTGGTTCTCACTCACTCCGATAAAGTGTGCCATCTATCAGGAGACCTGCATTCAACTGTTGCTGCAATCCAAAGGCTAAGGGAAGACTTTCGAGATTACATCGATTTCTACCCAACAGTTTTCAGCGTGGATGCCAGATCATCAACTTCTGTAAGCAAACTCACTCACCACATACGAAAGATTAGCAGAACTATCGTGCAAAGAGCTCCTCAAGTTTACCGGTTCTGCAATGACCTAATAAATCATTTAAATGACTGGCGCTCGAGGAACTATGGTAAACCCATAATGAGATGGAATGAGTTTTGTGATTTATGCCAACTTAAAGTTCCAGCCGTAAGAATCAGATCAAGGCATGATAATATGGAGAAGCTGAATAATCAAAGGCATGCACTAGCAAGCTCGCTACACAATATGGGACAGATAATTTTCTTCGGGGATCTTGGTTTTCTAATCTTAGATTGTGAGTGGTTCTTCAGAAATGTGCTCAGCCAGCTTACAAACTTAGATGCAATAAGAATTacccaaaatgaaaaaaatggtTTCATCAGCAGGAAAGAATTGGAGAAAGTTATAAGACTACGGTTGCAAAATCAGGTTCTTACAACTGGTCCAAAAGTTTTTGACAATTTAGAAATTAATGATCTAATAAATATGATGCTGAAGCTAGAGTTGTGCCATGAACAAGATCCTGGTGATCCAAACACTCTACTTCTAGTACCAGGGATTCTACAGGAAACAAGAGGAAGAACACAAAAGTGGCAATTGAGCACTCCTGGGTGTGTTTATGTAGGAAGGCATTTAGAATGTGACGATTCAAAGCATATGTTTCTGACAAACAGCTTCTTTGCAAAACTACAG GTACACCTCTACAACAAAATTCTGCGGTCAACAAACCAACAAGGTGCAACCTACAACCTGGAGAAATACCTAATCTACGTAGTCATCAATGGAATCCATCTGAGAGTGGAGCTCGGAGGCCAGCTTGGCCACCATATCGACATTCTTGCATGTTCCACCAAAACCATCAGTGAGATCCTAAGGGTCTTCCACCAGCTCATTATCCCAACAATTCTAAGTTTGTGCCCGAGCATCACCTTCATCGAAAGCATTATAAGACCAGAATGCGTCAAGCACCTAATACCACCGAGATTCAGAAGAGCTCAGCATGTGCCTCTTCAACATCTAAAGCAGATTCTACTTTCTTTGCCAGCGGATAGCATGTATGATTACCAGCACACCTGGAGCTCAGTGGAAAATGATTGCAAACTTATCTTGAAGTCAGCCTCTGATTATGGTAGAGATCTACTTTCGGATGAGGATATTCGAGAAGTACTACATCGACGTTATTACGATCTACATCATCTAGCTATTGAGCTTGCGCTGCCTCAGGACAAATTGCATGAGCGAGAAAACAATGTTGCTGCTGTGGACGTAAATAGCCATGAACTAGACACTATTGAACCTTCCATATTGGGCATTGCCAAGGGTGTTGAGATAGTCCTGCAGAGACTGAAGACTATAGAGCAAGGGATCAAGGACCTGAAACAAGAGATTCAGGGGTTGAGGTATTACGAGTATCACCTCCTGACTGAGCTTCACAATAAAGTGGATTACTTGGTGAACTACAATATCGAACTACAAGAACGAAAGGTGCCCAATATGTTCTATTTTGTCCAGGTTCAAGATTACTCGAAAAGGCTAATTACAAGATTATTTTCTGGCATGGCAGCATTAAGACTGCACATGTTGTGCGAGTTTCGGAGAGAGATGCACGTCGTGGATGACCAGATAGGATGTGGCCTCATTCAAGTAGACAACCAAACGGTCAAATGCTTGCTTCCTTATATGAGCAAGTTTATGAAATTGTTGACATTTGCCCTCAAGATAGGAGCACATTTTGTTGCGGGAATGGGAGAAATGATACCTGATCTCAGCAGGGAAGTTGCTCACCTACTGGACCCTTCACTTGTTTACGGTGCCACAGCTGTCACTGCAGGGGCTTTAGGAGCTGTGATGATTGGAAAAGTAGGAGGAAACAGACTAAGAAGAAGGAATTTTGACAATTCAACAGGTGATATTGCGCAAGACATGAAAGCAGCTAGACAGTGGCTTGCAGATTTCTTGAAAGGCCAACGAATTACTACTGGGACAGACATAGCAGAGAGGTTTGGTTTATGGAGGGTGAGGTATACGGACAGTGGGCAGATCGCATGGATTTGTAGGAGACACATTACAATGAGAGGAAACGAAGTTATTGGCGTACCTCTTTAA
- the LOC109720098 gene encoding tetraspanin-18-like yields MRPSWSQSSLGFLLKFLNYLQSFVGVSIVLYSVWLLSLWRRRSSDLHEPTIPWLVWTLMGFGILVCLITFVGLISAGAGNGCFLCCPDQFQYAALIVTLILLEAASVGCIVFNKQWEQSFPHDATGELKRIRAFIDDNLDFSIWVSVIVVVVQSFSGLVVS; encoded by the exons atgcGGCCGAGTTGGTCGCAGAGCTCGCTAGGTTTTCTTCTCAAGTTCTTGAACTATCTCCAGAGCTTCGTTGGGGTCTCCATCGTTTTATACTCCGTGTGGCTGCTTAGCTTGTGGCGTCGCCGCAGTTCCGATCTCCATGAGCCTACAATCCCATg GCTTGTGTGGACTTTGATgggttttggaattttggtgtgTTTGATCACTTTTGTGGGTCTAATCTCTGCAGGAGCAGGCAATGGTTGCTTCCTCTGTTGT CCAGACCAATTTCAGTATGCTGCACTGATAGTTACACTCATTCTACTAGAAGCAGCTTCGGTGGGTTGCATAGTTTTCAACAAACAATGGGAACAG AGTTTTCCCCATGATGCTACTGGAGAACTGAAGAGAATTCGCGCCTTTATCGATGACAATCTCGATTTCTCTATCTGGGTTTCTGTAATTGTGGTGGTTGTTCAG TCTTTCAGCGGTCTTGTTGTATCATAG